The Apium graveolens cultivar Ventura chromosome 6, ASM990537v1, whole genome shotgun sequence genome contains a region encoding:
- the LOC141668069 gene encoding uncharacterized protein LOC141668069 isoform X1: MNNLRIGSQVEGEDRLSSLSDDVIHRILSFLGTRLAVQTSILSKRWKHIWTTLPFLTFDGYDQLFPLTHYGIIKFINHVLSHRNHELNIYSFKFFSLYSVPQSLMKNVIEYPISHNVQDLDFDLTFHRHRTFKLSSFSSNYIQKLRLGVCLDFSKLGESDGCWDLPVLETLHLVCPTFMPSYNVPQICLICLPALTTLHLERCDFPESVPMILPGLTTLSMARCKLPVQVWDFPSLLSLELDDVIFPHNMTELFSALVSLRNLTIIFRKNFVQKYIIFCTQLVNLKISFSKSNFITSTCKIEVWAPKLREICCVGIFQVTLLIDELEKANVKVLDTTEFHNLTLSRKEVFYHRLRSMFWELGSAKILTIDSATLEVLSALTSIFEDVASPFYNLKYVKLPKEYKESSMSTHMRKFLLGGTPGATIVTGLPQNKENYQEVHVSSTSQKVPDEPLTTPTKELVDSQGIHRKVCVDRVQVEHLGENSVVDADRVRQAGAPVARKGFDQASSLRGNSNFWSWQGLKINTEFVGLLDLIVKKYPETFEHFKAKSETFHTMKLNVLCTSVNEFLKTTMTEFCTDTITEYKDVFADLQRWGFNVYWLVSHLNYIEQIRLLPNEVHTTEFRTEDVDVESKLQELQSYCLENIKI, from the exons ATGAACAATTTGAGGATTGgaagtcaagttgaaggagaaGACCGGCTCAGCAGTTTGTCCGACGATGTAATTCATCGAATTCTTTCATTTTTAGGGACTCGCCTCGCTGTTCAAACAAGCATTTTATCAAAAAGATGGAAACATATCTGGACTACTCTACCTTTTCTTACTTTCGATGGGTACGACCAACTTTTCCCCCTTACTCATTATGGTATAATCAAATTTATTAACCATGTTTTGTCACACCGGAACCATGAACTAAATATATACTCTTTCAAGTTCTTTTCTTTATATTCGGTTCCTCAAagtttaatgaaaaatgttattGAGTACCCAATTTCGCACAATGTTCAAGATCTAGACTTTGACTTGACATTTCATCGCCATCGTACGTTCAAGCTGTCCTCCTTCAGCTCTAATTACATACAAAAACTCAGATTGGGTGTGTGTCTTGATTTCAGTAAATTAGGGGAGTCAGATGGTTGTTGGGATCTACCTGTTTTAGAAACTCTACACTTGGTATGCCCCACTTTCATGCCAAGTTACAATGTACCTCAAATTTGTTTGATCTGCTTGCCTGCTTTAACAACTCTGCACCTTGAGCGGTGCGATTTTCCCGAATCGGTACCAATGATTTTGCCTGGTTTAACGACTCTCAGTATGGCACGATGCAAATTGCCGGTACAAGTTTGGGATTTTCCATCTCTATTAAGTCTAGAACTGGATGATGTGATCTTTCCTCACAATATGACCGAATTGTTCTCTGCACTCGTCAGTTTACGGAATCTTACAATAATATTTCGAAAGAACTTCGTACAGAAGTACATTATATTTTGTACGCAATTAGTGAACCTCAAAATTAGTTTTagtaaaagtaattttattacTTCTACCTGTAAAATTGAGGTTTGGGCACCGAAGCTCCGCGAAATATGCTGTGTTGGTATCTTTCAGGTAACATTGTTAATTGATGAGTTGGAGAAGGCAAATGTAAAGGTATTGGATACAACTGAATTCCACAATTTGACACTGTCAAGAAAGGAAGTGTTCTATCATCGCTTAAGAAGTATGTTTTGGGAACTTGGTAGTGCTAAGATTCTTACTATTGACTCGGCTACTTTGGAG GTACTTTCTGCACTGACCAGCATTTTCGAAGATGTAGCTTCTCCATTCTACAACTTGAAGTATGTGAAGCTGCCAAAAGAATACAAAGAATCTAGTATGTCTACTCACATGAGAAAGTTCTTACTTGGTGGTACTCCAGGAGCCACCATTGTCACAGGATTGCCTCAG AACAAAGAAAATTATCAAGAGGTGCATGTCTCTTCAACATCCCAAAAGGTGCCTGACGAACCCTTGACAACTCCAACTAAGGAGCTGGTTGATTCTCAAGGTATACATAGAAAGGTTTGTGTTGATAGGGTGCAAGTAGAGCATTTGGGGGAGAATTCTGTTGTAGACGCTGATAGAGTGAGACAAGCTGGTGCTCCAGTTGCAAGGAAAGGCTTCGATCAGGCGAGCTCTTTAAGAGGAAATAGTAACTTTTGGTCATGGCAGGGCCTTAAGATTAACACAGAGTTTGTAGGCCTACTTGATCTCATCGTGAAGAAGTATCCAGAGACCTTTGAGCACTTCAAAGCCAAAAGTGAGACGTTCCATACAATGAAGCTGAATGTGCTGTGCACCTCAGTGAATGAGTTTCTTAAAACCACAATGACTGAGTTCTGCACTGATACTATCACCGAGTACAAAGATGTATTTGCTGATTTGCAGAGGTGGGGATTCAACGTATATTGGCTGGTGAGCCATCTAAACTACATTGAACAGATCCGACTTTTACCGAATGAGGTCCATACAACTGAATTTCGTACTGAGGATGTCGATGTCGAGAGTAAATTACAAGAGCTGCAGAGTTATTGTTTGGAGAATATAAAGATTTAG
- the LOC141668069 gene encoding uncharacterized protein LOC141668069 isoform X2, with protein sequence MFWELGSAKILTIDSATLEVLSALTSIFEDVASPFYNLKYVKLPKEYKESSMSTHMRKFLLGGTPGATIVTGLPQNKENYQEVHVSSTSQKVPDEPLTTPTKELVDSQGIHRKVCVDRVQVEHLGENSVVDADRVRQAGAPVARKGFDQASSLRGNSNFWSWQGLKINTEFVGLLDLIVKKYPETFEHFKAKSETFHTMKLNVLCTSVNEFLKTTMTEFCTDTITEYKDVFADLQRWGFNVYWLVSHLNYIEQIRLLPNEVHTTEFRTEDVDVESKLQELQSYCLENIKI encoded by the exons ATGTTTTGGGAACTTGGTAGTGCTAAGATTCTTACTATTGACTCGGCTACTTTGGAG GTACTTTCTGCACTGACCAGCATTTTCGAAGATGTAGCTTCTCCATTCTACAACTTGAAGTATGTGAAGCTGCCAAAAGAATACAAAGAATCTAGTATGTCTACTCACATGAGAAAGTTCTTACTTGGTGGTACTCCAGGAGCCACCATTGTCACAGGATTGCCTCAG AACAAAGAAAATTATCAAGAGGTGCATGTCTCTTCAACATCCCAAAAGGTGCCTGACGAACCCTTGACAACTCCAACTAAGGAGCTGGTTGATTCTCAAGGTATACATAGAAAGGTTTGTGTTGATAGGGTGCAAGTAGAGCATTTGGGGGAGAATTCTGTTGTAGACGCTGATAGAGTGAGACAAGCTGGTGCTCCAGTTGCAAGGAAAGGCTTCGATCAGGCGAGCTCTTTAAGAGGAAATAGTAACTTTTGGTCATGGCAGGGCCTTAAGATTAACACAGAGTTTGTAGGCCTACTTGATCTCATCGTGAAGAAGTATCCAGAGACCTTTGAGCACTTCAAAGCCAAAAGTGAGACGTTCCATACAATGAAGCTGAATGTGCTGTGCACCTCAGTGAATGAGTTTCTTAAAACCACAATGACTGAGTTCTGCACTGATACTATCACCGAGTACAAAGATGTATTTGCTGATTTGCAGAGGTGGGGATTCAACGTATATTGGCTGGTGAGCCATCTAAACTACATTGAACAGATCCGACTTTTACCGAATGAGGTCCATACAACTGAATTTCGTACTGAGGATGTCGATGTCGAGAGTAAATTACAAGAGCTGCAGAGTTATTGTTTGGAGAATATAAAGATTTAG